A region from the Microbacterium sp. NC79 genome encodes:
- a CDS encoding cytochrome c biogenesis CcdA family protein: protein MELGFAGAFIGGVLTLLSPCSVLLLPAFFSYAFGSPTRIAGRTGVFYLGLITTLVPLGVLAGTLGVFITTHRNAFVFWASILVIIFGLIQLLGIPLPFLSRSAAGEGTTTLSVYLLGTVYGIAGVCAGPLLGATLTVAALSSSTLHGGLIMATFAAGMTLPLLVIALIWTSVPAIRNLVKPRELVIGKWRNAWTNIIGGLLMIGMGVLLILTQGTAGIPSILGADDQAAIEQSAMNATAGVSDIVAIVVAVVILGGVAALLTWRTRRLAKQKR, encoded by the coding sequence ATGGAGCTCGGTTTCGCTGGAGCGTTCATCGGCGGCGTGCTGACGCTACTGAGCCCGTGCTCGGTGCTGCTCCTGCCCGCGTTCTTCTCGTACGCGTTCGGGTCACCGACACGCATCGCGGGGCGCACCGGCGTCTTCTATCTCGGACTCATCACCACCCTGGTTCCGCTCGGCGTGCTCGCAGGAACCCTGGGCGTCTTCATCACCACGCACCGCAACGCCTTTGTGTTCTGGGCGTCGATTCTGGTGATCATCTTCGGACTGATTCAGCTGCTCGGCATCCCGCTGCCTTTTTTGAGCCGGTCGGCGGCGGGGGAGGGAACCACGACCCTGTCGGTCTACCTGCTCGGCACCGTGTACGGCATCGCGGGCGTGTGCGCCGGGCCGTTGCTCGGTGCGACGCTGACGGTTGCCGCGCTCAGTTCGAGCACGCTGCACGGCGGACTCATCATGGCGACTTTTGCAGCCGGAATGACGCTGCCTCTGCTCGTGATCGCGCTCATCTGGACCAGCGTTCCGGCGATTCGCAACCTGGTGAAGCCGCGCGAACTCGTGATCGGAAAGTGGCGTAACGCCTGGACCAACATCATCGGCGGACTGCTCATGATCGGCATGGGCGTGCTGTTGATTCTCACGCAGGGCACGGCGGGAATACCGAGCATTCTCGGCGCGGATGACCAGGCCGCGATCGAGCAAAGCGCGATGAATGCGACGGCGGGTGTTTCCGACATTGTCGCCATTGTCGTGGCCGTCGTCATTCTCGGCGGAGTCGCCGCACTGCTGACGTGGCGCACGCGTCGCCTCGCGAAGCAGAAGCGCTGA